GACGAGGAGGGCGACGAGAACACGCCTGCGTACCCTGCCCACTAGAATCACCTCCAGTTCAGGGTCATTATACACTTAGTCCGGCGGCAGATAAAGCCGCAAGGAGGGAGTACGCAGTGAACGTCACATTCCTCGACGTATCAAGACCGCTCAGGACAGGCATGCCCGTTTGGCCCGGCGACCCCGAAGTCACGATCTCGCCAGTCTCCGGCATGGAGCAGGCCGGCGTCCGGGTGTCTCGAGTCTCCCTCGGCACCCATTCAGGTACGCACGTGGACGCACCCGCCCATTTCTTGCCACATGGGGCCCCTATTAGTAGTTTCCCCCTGTCCCGTCTTATCGGGCCGTGCCTGGTAGTTGACCTATCCAATCGAGCCAGTGTGATCAGCCGAGATATGCTCGCTCATGCTGTCGGAGATGGCACACACCCACGCATTCTCATCAAGACTCACCCGACTGCCCACGATGACCTGCACTGCCTGGACACAGAATGCGCAGCGTACCTCGTTGAGCGA
This sequence is a window from Bacillota bacterium. Protein-coding genes within it:
- a CDS encoding cyclase family protein, producing MNVTFLDVSRPLRTGMPVWPGDPEVTISPVSGMEQAGVRVSRVSLGTHSGTHVDAPAHFLPHGAPISSFPLSRLIGPCLVVDLSNRASVISRDMLAHAVGDGTHPRILIKTHPTAHDDLHCLDTECAAYLVERGVGLVGTDSMSIEGPHSDGRVHRTLLSADILIIEGLELRGIEPGEYTLIALPLPLEGADASPCRAVLARCG